One segment of Penaeus chinensis breed Huanghai No. 1 chromosome 14, ASM1920278v2, whole genome shotgun sequence DNA contains the following:
- the LOC125032221 gene encoding pro-resilin-like, whose amino-acid sequence MNTKVFILLGLAAIAAADSFESYEYRPPQRRSSEESYESGEAKYDFQWAVDHEDSGNNYGHQEARDGEDTQGSYYVHLPDGRLQTVKYFVDGDSGYVAEVNYDGEARFPDSYESASFESREYRPRYVYDSNESK is encoded by the exons ATGAACACCAAG GTTTTCATCCTCCTCGGTCTGGCAGCCATTGCTGCTGCAGATAGCTTCGAGTCCTACGAATACAGGCCACCACAG AGAcgctcctctgaggaatcctaTGAATCCGGagaagccaagtacgacttccaATGGGCTGTCGATCACGAAGACTCCGGCAACAACTACGgacaccaggaggcccgtgacggtgaagacactcagggatcctactacgtgcaccTTCCCGACGGTCGCCTCCAgaccgtcaagtacttcgtggacggcgactccggctacgtgGCTGAAGTCAACTACGATGGCGAGGCTCGATTCCCCGACTCCTACGAGTCTGCTTCCTTCGAGTCCCGCGAATACAGGCCGCGATACGTCTATGACTCCAATGAGTCTAAATAA